The Triticum urartu cultivar G1812 chromosome 5, Tu2.1, whole genome shotgun sequence genome contains the following window.
TCAGCTCTAGCCTatcccaacttgtttgggactaaaagCTTTTTTTTAGCTGCACACACTATATTAATCAATAAAACAAAGTGCAATTGCACGCATACATGCGGAAACTACCAGAAAAACTTGGTTGTTTTTGTTGTTGGTAGATGGTATAACTGTAGAAGCACATACAGAGGAGTTTTTGCATTATTACCCTTACATGGTTTTTTAATTACATAGTTTCCTATATTAATCGGCTTGCTTCAAGCATCTTGCACCCAGGATTAGCTTACAACGAGTTCAAATGTTGTACAGCTCAGTGTGTCACACAACTGAAAGTTTGATCGGGAAGGACACAAGCTGGCTGATGGCGAACGCCGACCATTTGGTCGCTGCCTACATCTGTTTGCCCATGTTTCAACTAGCATACTCTAAACAGGATACTTGGTGACAGGGTTATACTATCCTCTTCCTCTCAAGCgtccatgttttgcatccaaggTACCAGCTTAGAATGGTGAGACAAAGTTTAAACGTTCAGTATAGTGCAGTGTTAAATACGTAGATACTCCAGATAGCATCGTCAGCGGTTCAACAAGATGCACAGCTAAAAGATCGATCAGGACCGAGCGACGAATCTTTCATTTTATTGATGACCCAATATACATTCAGAAACTATCGAGGCACCTCTCTATTTTCTCATAACAGTTTACACCGAGATCTGCAGGATTCAGAACTCAGAGGCACAAAAAATCATCAGGGAGGACAACAGCATTCACATCGCAAGAAGCTACTTCCCTAGAGGCGAGGACTAATCAATCGTGTGTCGTTTCCGTTCTCTCTTTAGAAGCATCGATCAGAAGGACGGGAAGAACTTGTTGAGGTTGAAGGGCAGGGAGTAGAACTCCTCGCTTCTCGGGTCTGTCTTGAAAGACCTGAACCTGTCCCAGAAATGGTGGCCCCGGTCCTTCCTGGCGGTGCTGTCGTGCCTGTGCAGGGTGCTGTCCAGGAGAAGGGCGGTGGCGCCTCCGACAAACGCTTTCGACGAGAACACCACGTTGATCATGTCGTTGAACTGGCAGTGAGGAAATGAGAAACATCAGGTGTCAgtctacatacggagcaaaatgagtgaatctacactctaaaatatgtctatatacatccgtatgtggtagccATTTGAAATcactaaaaagacaaatattttggaacggagggagtattcagCATGTGAAAGGAGGATATATTCAGGAACAGGAGTTAAACAACACAAAAACAAATAAGTACTATCAGTGAGTGTATCACTGATCACCTCACTAGGTATAAAGAACCTGTAGATTCTGTATCACCACCAAGATCATGGTACAGAACATAACAGCATGTCTGGAATATCAGTCAGATTACCATATCTACAAGTGCTATGTGGTTATAAACTTATAACTGAGCCAATTATGGCAGCACATGATTACTGCAGCAAATGTTTACGCACTATTGTTCGCATTTCACTGAGAAAATGATTATGTTGATTGGTTTTTTACACGAGGTGTCAGATGGTAGCCATTATAACTGAATAACACTTGGTTTGCACTGGAGCTTACCCATCTTGCGTGCGTGTGTACCGGGCCAAAGCCTGCAACAGAGGTGTACTCATTGAAATACTGTGGAACCGATATACCCATGAACAAGGAGAATCCCAGGATGAATTTTGTTCGGAAGCTGTTGAGGTTGCAAAACTGAAGGAACCCGACCCCTGCCATACCTGTTTGCACAGAAACAACATATCAAATTTATTCAATTCAACCGTCATGAATAAAGCAAGATCTATTATTTACGAGTAGCTTCAAATACATACCAACATATGCAAAGAGAAGACAGTATATGGCTGCGATTATTGGGCCCGGAATTGATGCGAAAACAGCTCCAAATTTCCCTGCAAATGCAGCACAAAAGCAGTGCCGTCAGATACACTTCATGGTTATTGTGTGAGGTGCAGGAGGAGCTTAAAACTGGTGCAAAACAAAACGGAATCATGAGACCACACTTTCCTACCAATATATTTATACAGGATACCAGGACCTAGTTTTGCTTTCAGTTATTTCTTTTGTCATCATAAAACCAGATTTCAAGGCTTTTGGCTTAACTGCTCCTGAGCTGGTTATTTATAAAATGAACTGCTTTATCTATTAATGTATTCCTCTTCCACTGCTTATGCAGTATTGCAACAACGAATAACTTTTCCTGGAAGAATACAGATAATGCTTGAAGAGCCTCAGACCATAGATCTTTGAAACTTGATAGATATTCAGTTAACACAAGAGTATGTTGAACACGAATTACATCAAAGCATGAGGCTTACCGAGAATAGAGAAGAATAGCATAAACCCAGCGGAAATCTGCACCACACGCCGGCTGCCAACACGTGTCAAACCTAGCAGCCCAGCATTTTCCCTGTTCCAGAACAGTGTAAAAACATCTTCAGTATTCAGATCACACTATGAATAAAGTATATAAGCACTGCaagagccaatcatctgcaatCCACTTACACAGATACAGAGCACCCATTAGCCGTTCCAAATAAGCCGGCCAGCAAAATGCCAACCCCCTACATAAGCACACAAAACAAATGAAGGTAAGAAGATGCTTACAAGTCCCTTCAGTATTCAGATAATACTAAATGCAGAGCAATGGAGGGATTCAGATGTTTGTTACCTGCCAACCGATGCCGCGACTCATAACAGAAGGAGGGCATGGCGTTGCACTGGCGTACCGTGAAACCGCAATGAAAGCACCAGTAGACTGCATTGCAAAACAGGGAGTGTTATTCACTCAATGCTCGATGCCTTCCGATGTGGAAATGATGTGTATCTATGTAAGCATCATCAGTTAGTTGTCCACAATACCTCCACAAGAGCAACAAAAGCAGCTGCCATCATGGCAAAGCATTCACCAGCATCAAAAGTCGGTGCTCCCCACTGGAATGGGTATGGCACAGTTATCCTGCAAATTGTAAGGCAATGATCTGATCAGTAGCTGAATTCCTCCACTGTAAATTGCAGAAAACATTCATAATATGTATGAATACGGTTATCCTGTAACGGTCTTAAATTTTTACCAGGGAGCACCCCCAACTAGGCCAGATCGATCAGTGCGGCAGTGGAATTGGGTTTTTGGAGCAGCATTCTTGTACGCCCCACCGACGGTGAGGAAGAAGGCGTAAAGCCACACGATGGCCACCGACATTATGACGGCGAACCGCTCGAATGCAGTCCCCAGCAAAGGCACCAGATGAGGTACGTACTGCAGAAAAAATTGCATAACAATCATAAGGCTTCAGATATTGTTAGTAAGAAATCACACAGCACAGCAGCTTGGCCATCCTGTCCTGATGATGCATGTACTACCTGGGAAAGAGCCACCAGCAGTATGATCTCTGGAAGACCGATCTCGATGCATTTCGCAACCTACACAGCAGATTCATACTGTTATGTTATTGTTATCCCCACTGCTGTCAACTACACACAGACATAATTCAGAAGTGCAGATTTGTGTGTGCACAAACAGAAGGCTTACACTTGGGAATCCAAGCTCGTAGAGGCCGAACCCGACGAGCGCGACGAGGGGCGCCGCCGACAGCGGGCTCAGCAGCCTGCGGCATCACCAGAAAGCACAGGGGTCAACACAAATCGGTACACTGATGGAGCCAAACACCTGGAACCTGAACCCCCTCCTGCGGGGGAACCGGGGAGAGGAAGGGGGGCGAACCTGACGACAATGCGCCAGAGGCCGCTGAAGCCCATGATGATCTGGAGCGTGGAGGCGACGATGAGCGCGCCCTGCGTGCCGCGCATGGTGCGGAGGAACTTCTCGTGCGGGTCGGCGATGCCGCTGTAGCGGGCGGCGAGGACGATGGAGATGGTGGGCGCGACGAAGGTGTAGGAGCCCCCGATGACGGCGGGGAGGCGCGTGCCGAGGAAGCTCTGCAGCAGCGTGTTGATCCCGGCGACGAAGAGCAGCGTCTGCACCACCCGCGCCTTCTCCTCCTGCATCGGGCGGATTCGGTTCAGGCACCGTGAGGCCGGGCgagcagaggagaggagaggagagggggagaggggaaggggaggaggggcgTACGTTGCCGCCGCCCATCTGCGGGACGAGCGCGGTGGGGATGATGACGGTGGTGCCGAGCATGACGACGTAGTGCTGGAAGCCCAGCAGGATGGCCTCCGCTGCAACGCAACGGCAGAGGTTCAGTTGAGGTCAGTTGGTTGCGGGAGATCCGGGCGGAGTAAAAAAAATTCGAAATGAAGCAACGGGCGGCGAGCGAGGAATGCGGGTGCTCACGCCATGGGGGCGGGCTGGTGAGGCAGTAGGAGACGGCCGGCAGCTGGTCCCGGACGGCGTGCGGCTGCAGCTCCTCCTGCttgggcggcggcgcggccaTGGCTGCGTTGGCTCGTGCGTGGGTGTGGGGGTGTGGGTGGGTCGCCTCCTTCCTTGGTTCCTCGGGACTTGGGGAGTGGGGAGGGTGGCGCGGCAGCGAGAGCAGAGCAGGTGTGCGGGGCAAGCGAAGTGGAGCGGAAAGCGACTGGACTCAGGTGAGGTGAGAGGGATGGGAGGGGAGTGGCGTCCTCGAGATGGGGAAGGGTGGTGATTTGTAGAGCGGAGGCCGACGGGAGTGGGGAGGAGCACGCGCGGCAGTCTGCCACGCACGCACGCGGAGCAACGGTCGCCCACCCAGCCCCAGCCCCAGTCCACGGCGCAGGAGCAACATTTTTTTAGTAGGAGTAGTACAGTGGCATGTGCAGTGGTGGACGAGATGGGAAATGAAATTTACTGGCTCGCCCGGTCTGGGAGGCTGGAACGTGGAATTCATTCATTGCGACCCGTCCTTCCTTCCTCCCCAAAGGGGGCCTGGCCTTGTTACTTAACTGTTTACCTACCCGTGGAATGGTCCGGCGCCTCCGTGCAGGTGCAAGTGTGAAATGAAACCTTGGCTCTTGGCTCCGCGCACCGGCAGGCAAAAGAAAAGCCAACGCCCGGGTGACTCCGCGCCGACTCGACAGCGCCACAGGCACACGTCGGACGGACCAGCCGCCGGTGCGGCGGTGAAAGGGAAAAGGAGAAAAGGCATCTTTTTCATCTGCCTCGCACATGCACGGCGACGCGGAGCCACCGACGACGGCGGCGACCGCTCGCTCAGGTCGACTCACCGCCGCCTTTACTTCACGCGCGCGCGCGAGGTTCCTGTGCTGCGCAGTGCTGGCCTGCCGGTTGGTGAAGCCGTACGTGACACTTACTACTCACTCGACGAGGGTGGACGACCGAACACACGCACCATTCCGCGTCCGTGTTCCAAAACGTAACCCCGTGCCCGTGTCCGTGTCCGTGCGTGCTCACGGccgtttttctttttttttgagagaaagagagaaaaaagaaacaGTAAAATCCGTGTGAAAATTAATTGCTGGCTGCTCGACGCAGGGACGCTGGGGTCATGGGAATTGATTGCTCCACGATTCTGCGTGGCCGTGCCCAGACGCGCCACGCCGCACATGTTTGTGAAGCCATTTCGTGTCCGTTTGTGCATGGGCCGGCGGTCTCTTCTGTCGCGGACGGCGCGGCGGCCTCGCTCTTTTCAGACACAATCATGCCTGCTCTACTCATGAGGGAGGCACGCACCTTTGTTACTCGCTACCACTACCAGCCTCAAGGGCAAGAAGCCGGAGTGAAGTAAACTAACCGTAAGAGCAACTTCAACGGGCCGACCCAAATAGACAATGATTTTGTCTATTTTTTTGTTTGTTTAGATCAGTTAGGCAGACATGAACGTTCGCTTTCACGTTTGGGTCAGAGCGTGGCGCCCAACACTGGCCCGATCCATTTTAACGGCGCTAGGAAAAACGCATGCATATTTAAAAGAAACATTAATTAAACATTATAGCCGGTCACGAAGGCTGATGAGACTCCATGCGTCCGCATTAGcatttaagaaaaataaaaaacaacCTAAACTATGAGGCGGCGCGCAGCTCTAGGcatcgtcgtcgtcctcctccttctcgggGTCGGTGAGGTCGATGAGCATCGGTGCAGGGCCGGCCCAGGGGAACGTCGTGTTCCAGGCGACGGCGATGTAGGCCGCGGGCAGTGCCGGCGCGGGGGGCTGTGTGGCCACCTATGCAGCCGCGGCCTGGCGCTGCTCCTCCTCGAGGTCGCGCTCAAGCATCTCCTCGTACTCGCCGCGACGGCGCTCCTCGACCAGCCGTCGCTGGCGCCACATCTTGAGGTAGGTCGTCTCCTGCGCCGGCGTCGCCCTCATCCAAACCGGTGGCGCGAACACCCACTCGCGCAGTACTCCCATCCAAAAGGACGCCTGTCGtcgctgacgcgtgggcccgTGATCATAAATTAAACTGACGGCGTGGGCAGCGAGTAGTTGGACGACCGTCAGATGGGGACGCGACGGATGCCGAGAAAGCGCACGTGACGTCCGTTTCGCGTCTGCGCCGACACATTTGAAACGTAAATTTAAGCCACAAATACATCGGCACGGGCGTGAAATGGATGTAATTTGGATTTAGATCAACGTGTTGGGCCATTACTTTTATGCGCGCCGATTAAACGAACGTAGGCGGACGAAATGGATTGCCCGTTTGGAGTTGTTCTAACCGACCACGCGCTCTACTGGCCAGCCGGCTCATGTAAATTCCTGTCAATTTACTACTCCAAGCATGCAAGTGATTGGTCATTCCATCATGATAGCGCCACAAAGATATGTTACAAATAGTCTTTGTGGCAAAAAGCGAGGACGGTTGGGGCTGTTTGGTTTTAGGTTTAGCAATGCCATACTTTATTATATAATGTTGTCATATTTATCTAAGGTTAGTTTttaaaatgagagccacaagttggcaagtcTAAAAGAGGGTTTGTTTTCAGAGACTTATTGGTTTAGGGATTTAAAAAAGTTCTTATAAGTctcatctaaaccaaacaggggGGGACTTATAGTTGTAATATGGTCTTATAGAGACTTACAAGTCTCAGGAACCAAACAGGTAGGGATTTTTTAGGGACTTGGGACTTATAAGTTAGGACTAAAAAAGTCCTAgaacttatgaaccaaacagggcctaagAAAATCGTACCATACTTTTTAAGTGTATGTGATGCGAGACCCTAGTGTGTCTTGCATAATGTGTGGTTTGAACCAAACACACATCTAATTTAGTCAAACTTGCCTAATCTTAATTATGACAACCTTTGGCGAACTTAGTCACGAACCAAACCGCCCCTTagccacaatccaaacagcccgtTAATTAGTAGAGTACGTATGAGTCAGCGGGGGACCCACACGGCGACTTGGACCCCATCAATCGAAATGATCCCCTCCCCCACATGGGCTTTTGATTAACTTAACCACAAAGAAAGGTACACGCACGCACGCCACAAGCAAAGGATATAGGGGACCTCCCTCCTCgttctctctctcactctctccgCACTTTATTCAATCAGCTGAGCGGCGTCTCTCTAGGATGGATGGATGCACTTTCGCCGCAAAGAATCGTCGGGCGCGCCGACACATCACCCACACACAGTCTTCAGCTCCAGCTTCATCATCATATAATAACAATCCGAGTTGTGATTTCTTAAACCTGGTTATTAGTTTTGTGGTGATTCGGCTTGGACGCACATACGAGACCAAATCTCCATCATCCATCATGGCATGTGTATGGTGCATTCTTGGTGGAGTGGCAGGGGAATAAAGACGTTGGCACCTGCAAACACCAAACCCCTGTCTCTCTTGTTCTAcccccctcataataattttatATACTCCCTTTTCAGGATTGGCCATGGATCACTGGAGTGAGCACGTACGATCCGCAGGGCATGCATCGACGCCACGGATGCATATATTCTAACAAATCTTCCCCTAACGTCTCCGGTGAGCAACAGACCGAACGAACGAAAGGTGGAGGCATCATGTGCAAGCAAGCGCCTTTCGTTTAAATAATCTAGTACTAGAAAATACATGTACTGTTTGGTAGGATTGTTTCAACTTTGTTATGCTATTCGGCGTGGTGTGCTTTGCGGGACGAGAGCAACAAAAGTGTCCGTTGCTGCATGCTTAAACTCCTTTAGAATATGAAGTTCAATTTTTCACTTGGACGTGCAACATAGCTTTACCTGGTAGTGCAATTTGTATTGTTGCTTGTAGACTTTATTCGCATTTGCCTTGTAGACTTTATTCGCATTTGCGTGCCATATGCACGCATGTTAGAGCGTCTACAGCCCAACTGGTCAAATTtgacaacccccccccccccccccccccctataaAGTTCCTCGTGTCGTCGCCCTCATGTCCGGCACCTCAAATCCGTACATACCATGCACACATAATGAACGCTACGTAAGTCAAAACAGCAACATAGAAACATATCGTATTCAATACTACATAGATTGGGGATTAAAGTTATGTACAATCGGACCCAAAAGAGCAAGTTCATCCACCTAGATACATAGATTAATTGAAACGCCAGCAAGACTATCTAAGTAAACGGCGAGGCGCACCGGACCTCACCATTTCCTTGCTTACGATCGACGGAGAGGCCGTTGTACTCCCCCGCATAGACGTCGGTGGCTGGAAGGGCATCGACGTCGTCGCTCATCGTGACGCTATTAGACGATGGCGGGGTGGAGCAGTGGAGCCGAGCGGAGAGTGAGAGAGTGCGACTAGGGTTTGGTCCAAGAGGGTTTTTGTGGGGACGGTATTAGATCCTCACGGGCTAGCATGGGCCAATTCGGCGTGGTGGCGGCGTTCGGGCATGTCCAGTCCGCCCCATATCCACCCCAGATGTGGGGGCACTAATTTCGTGAACACTTTATAAAATTTTGGATTTCTTTTGAAATCAATAAACCTTTTTGAAATTTCAGGCATAATATTAAAATTCAACATATTCCAAATTTTATTTTTTAAATAGGGAAAGTTTTTTGAAATATGAGAACTATTTTAAAATTCATCAACATTACAAAATGTCAGAATAATTTTCATATTACGAACATTTTTTATGTccataattttttttgaaatacagTAACAATTTTCAAAATAgtgaacattttttttgaaatacagGAATAATGTTGAAATTCAATAACATTTTTTGAAATATAGGAACAATTTTCTAATTCATGAACATTTATTAAAATActtcaaaaaatttcaaattcatgaacattttgaaATCTGGGAACGATTTCAAATTCGTGACATCTTTTGAAATGCAGTAAcaattttcaaattcatgaatattttttatatacagaacatttttcaaattgacaaatatttttgaaacactAAAGATTTTTAAACTTCATTAATATTTAGATTTTTTGGGAAATAAATAAAACTTAATCTTTTATTGAAATCCCAAATGCTTTTTTAAAAGCAAAGAAAATATaaaaggaaaaaaattgaaaattGGGGCGCCCCGCCCAAAAAAGCCGGCCGAGAGCGTACGAGGAAGTGCGCATTTTCCCCACTTTCCCTTGCATTGGTCGGGGAATAGGAGCTCTTAGATATGGGTTGGTTTGGTTGGGTACCGAACAGTCCGGACATTTAGTacctgaagaaaatatgccctaggggcaataataaagttgttactttatatttccttattcataataaaggtttattatttatgctagaattgtattgatcggaaacttaaatacatgtgtgaatacataaaagaaatatcgtgtccctagtgagcctctactagactagctcgttgatcaagatggttaaggtttcctaaccatagacatgtgttgtcatttgataacgggatcacatcattaggagaatgatgtgatggacaagacccatctgttagcttagcataatgatcgtttagtttattgctaccgctctcttcatgtcaaatacatattccttcgactatgagattatgcaactcccggataccggaggaataccttgtgtgctatcaaacgtcacaacgtaactaggtgatcataaagatgctctacaggtatctccgaaggtgtttattgagtttgcatagatcgagattaggatttttcactccgagtatcggagaggtatctctaggccctctagataatacacatcataagaagacttgcaagcaaagtgactaatgagttagttacaggatgatgtattacggaatgagtaaagagacttgccggtaacgagattgaactaggtatgaagataccgatgatcaaatctcgggcaagtaacatatcgatggacaaagggaattacgtatattgtcataaggttcgaccgataaagatcttcgtagaatatgtaggagccaatatgggcatacaggttccgctattggttattgaccggaaaggTGTCTCGattatgtctacatagttcttgaacccgtagggtccgcacgcttaacattcgttgacgatgtagtattatatgagttatatgatttgatgaccgaatgttgttcggagtcccggatgagatc
Protein-coding sequences here:
- the LOC125511227 gene encoding nucleobase-ascorbate transporter 6-like — translated: MAAPPPKQEELQPHAVRDQLPAVSYCLTSPPPWPEAILLGFQHYVVMLGTTVIIPTALVPQMGGGNEEKARVVQTLLFVAGINTLLQSFLGTRLPAVIGGSYTFVAPTISIVLAARYSGIADPHEKFLRTMRGTQGALIVASTLQIIMGFSGLWRIVVRLLSPLSAAPLVALVGFGLYELGFPSVAKCIEIGLPEIILLVALSQYVPHLVPLLGTAFERFAVIMSVAIVWLYAFFLTVGGAYKNAAPKTQFHCRTDRSGLVGGAPWITVPYPFQWGAPTFDAGECFAMMAAAFVALVESTGAFIAVSRYASATPCPPSVMSRGIGWQGVGILLAGLFGTANGCSVSVENAGLLGLTRVGSRRVVQISAGFMLFFSILGKFGAVFASIPGPIIAAIYCLLFAYVGMAGVGFLQFCNLNSFRTKFILGFSLFMGISVPQYFNEYTSVAGFGPVHTHARWFNDMINVVFSSKAFVGGATALLLDSTLHRHDSTARKDRGHHFWDRFRSFKTDPRSEEFYSLPFNLNKFFPSF